A single Coregonus clupeaformis isolate EN_2021a unplaced genomic scaffold, ASM2061545v1 scaf2375, whole genome shotgun sequence DNA region contains:
- the LOC121562246 gene encoding protein LTV1 homolog isoform X1 produces MPNKRKKAFIDKKKAVTFHLVHRSQRDPLAADEKAPQHVLLPAQRVEVEKRREEQREFGVFFDDDYNYLQHLREAARLVEWASSGKSQKGKRTHDLQDGDEEEEEEEEEKATPQTVSFNLPSSVFASEFEEEVGMLNKAAPISGPRLDMDPDIVAALDEDFDFDDPDNMLDDDFILKANDVKGAVGVGDDEDTDEEEGDEEGDVDSEGGVSGDEDGEGRPREFMFMDEETKTRFTEYSMTSSVMRRNEQLTLLDDRFEKFFEQFDDDEIGALDNAELEGHIEPDSARLEEVIKDYFKQKELDYRRPDDLGPKELPVVREEEEEEEDEEEQEMETIVLTAPAEKWDCETIISTYSNLYNHPKIIKDPPKAKPIRVSTRTGIPLDVLPGRGLTAKQAERMERINDSDLPRVATQPRPSEESKEERKARKQAIKEERKERRTEKKANKEAFKQEKAYQEKQMLNLRSNVQGLKLS; encoded by the exons ATG CCTAATAAAAGGAAGAAGGCATTCATTGACAAGAAGAAAGCGGTGACCTTCCACCTGGTCCACAGAAGTCAGAGGGACCCCCTCGCTGCTGACGAGAAAGCACCCCAGCATGTCCTCCTACCCGCACAAAGG GTGGAGGTGGAGAAGCGACGAGAGGAGCAGAGGGAGTTTGGGGTGTTTTTTGACGACGACTACAACTACCTGCAGCACCTGAGAGAAGCGGCTCGGCTCGTAGAGTGGGCTTCATCCGGCAAATCACAGAAAGGCAAACGTACCCATGACCTCCAGgatggggatgaggaggaggaggaggaggaagaggaaaaggCTACTCCT CAGACCGTCTCCTTCAACTTGCCCTCCTCTGTGTTTGCGTCAGAGTTTGAGGAGGAGGTGGGAATGTTGAACAAAGCTGCCCCCATCTCAG GACCCAGGCTGGACATGGACCCGGACATCGTAGCTGCTCTCGATGAGGACTTTGACTTTGACGACCCAGACAACATGCTGGATGACGACTTCATTTTGAAGGCCAACGATGTCAAAGGAGCTGTTGGCGtggg TGATGATGAGGATACAGATGAAGAGGAGGGGGACGAGGAAGGGGACGTTGACTCTGAGGGCGGTGTCTCTGGTGATGAGGACGGCGAGGGGCGCCCCCGGGAGTTCATGTTCATGGACGAGGAGACGAAAACTCGCTTCACAGAATACTCCATGACCTCGTCAGTCATGAGGAGGAACGAACAGCTCACGCTGCTGGACGACCGCTTTGAGAAG TTTTTCGAGCAGTTTGACGATGATGAGATTGGGGCCCTGGACAACGCTGAGCTGGAAGGGCATATCGAGCCAGACAGTGCTCGCCTGGAGGAGGTCATCAAAGACTACTTCAAACAGAAGGAgttaga CTACCGGAGGCCTGATGACCTGGGTCCTAAAGAGCTGCCGgtggtgagggaggaggaggaggaggaggaggatgaagaggagcaGGAGATGGAGACCATTGTCCTGACGGCACCAGCAGAAAAGTGGGACTGTGAAACCATTATCA GTACCTATTCAAATTTGTATAACCATCCAAAAATCATCAAAGATCCACCAAAG GCAAAGCCCATCCGAGTGTCCACCAGGACAGGCATTCCTCTGGACGTCCTTCCCGGGAGGGGCCTGACAGCCAAGCAGGCGGAGCGCATGGAGCGTATCAACGACTCAGACCTGCCCCGCGTCGCCACACAGCCCCGACCTAGCGAGGAGAGCAAGGAGGAGCGGAAAGCCAGGAAACAGGCCATCAAAGAGGAGCGCAAG GAGCGAAGAACAGAAAAGAAGGCCAACAAAGAAGCGTTCAAACAGGAAAAGGCCTATCAAGAGAAACAAATGTTGAACCTGCGTTCCAACGTCCAGGGTCTAAAGCTGTCTTAG
- the LOC121562246 gene encoding protein LTV1 homolog isoform X2, giving the protein MPNKRKKAFIDKKKAVTFHLVHRSQRDPLAADEKAPQHVLLPAQRVEVEKRREEQREFGVFFDDDYNYLQHLREAARLVEWASSGKSQKGKRTHDLQDGDEEEEEEEEEKATPTVSFNLPSSVFASEFEEEVGMLNKAAPISGPRLDMDPDIVAALDEDFDFDDPDNMLDDDFILKANDVKGAVGVGDDEDTDEEEGDEEGDVDSEGGVSGDEDGEGRPREFMFMDEETKTRFTEYSMTSSVMRRNEQLTLLDDRFEKFFEQFDDDEIGALDNAELEGHIEPDSARLEEVIKDYFKQKELDYRRPDDLGPKELPVVREEEEEEEDEEEQEMETIVLTAPAEKWDCETIISTYSNLYNHPKIIKDPPKAKPIRVSTRTGIPLDVLPGRGLTAKQAERMERINDSDLPRVATQPRPSEESKEERKARKQAIKEERKERRTEKKANKEAFKQEKAYQEKQMLNLRSNVQGLKLS; this is encoded by the exons ATG CCTAATAAAAGGAAGAAGGCATTCATTGACAAGAAGAAAGCGGTGACCTTCCACCTGGTCCACAGAAGTCAGAGGGACCCCCTCGCTGCTGACGAGAAAGCACCCCAGCATGTCCTCCTACCCGCACAAAGG GTGGAGGTGGAGAAGCGACGAGAGGAGCAGAGGGAGTTTGGGGTGTTTTTTGACGACGACTACAACTACCTGCAGCACCTGAGAGAAGCGGCTCGGCTCGTAGAGTGGGCTTCATCCGGCAAATCACAGAAAGGCAAACGTACCCATGACCTCCAGgatggggatgaggaggaggaggaggaggaagaggaaaaggCTACTCCT ACCGTCTCCTTCAACTTGCCCTCCTCTGTGTTTGCGTCAGAGTTTGAGGAGGAGGTGGGAATGTTGAACAAAGCTGCCCCCATCTCAG GACCCAGGCTGGACATGGACCCGGACATCGTAGCTGCTCTCGATGAGGACTTTGACTTTGACGACCCAGACAACATGCTGGATGACGACTTCATTTTGAAGGCCAACGATGTCAAAGGAGCTGTTGGCGtggg TGATGATGAGGATACAGATGAAGAGGAGGGGGACGAGGAAGGGGACGTTGACTCTGAGGGCGGTGTCTCTGGTGATGAGGACGGCGAGGGGCGCCCCCGGGAGTTCATGTTCATGGACGAGGAGACGAAAACTCGCTTCACAGAATACTCCATGACCTCGTCAGTCATGAGGAGGAACGAACAGCTCACGCTGCTGGACGACCGCTTTGAGAAG TTTTTCGAGCAGTTTGACGATGATGAGATTGGGGCCCTGGACAACGCTGAGCTGGAAGGGCATATCGAGCCAGACAGTGCTCGCCTGGAGGAGGTCATCAAAGACTACTTCAAACAGAAGGAgttaga CTACCGGAGGCCTGATGACCTGGGTCCTAAAGAGCTGCCGgtggtgagggaggaggaggaggaggaggaggatgaagaggagcaGGAGATGGAGACCATTGTCCTGACGGCACCAGCAGAAAAGTGGGACTGTGAAACCATTATCA GTACCTATTCAAATTTGTATAACCATCCAAAAATCATCAAAGATCCACCAAAG GCAAAGCCCATCCGAGTGTCCACCAGGACAGGCATTCCTCTGGACGTCCTTCCCGGGAGGGGCCTGACAGCCAAGCAGGCGGAGCGCATGGAGCGTATCAACGACTCAGACCTGCCCCGCGTCGCCACACAGCCCCGACCTAGCGAGGAGAGCAAGGAGGAGCGGAAAGCCAGGAAACAGGCCATCAAAGAGGAGCGCAAG GAGCGAAGAACAGAAAAGAAGGCCAACAAAGAAGCGTTCAAACAGGAAAAGGCCTATCAAGAGAAACAAATGTTGAACCTGCGTTCCAACGTCCAGGGTCTAAAGCTGTCTTAG
- the LOC121562247 gene encoding interferon gamma receptor 1-like, with protein MMLAFCGSLTVLIVLVTEVSTLVPPPEKVTVSCNNFQTTVYWNYSELLYQPDFKLNISGDYGWQENFTKQHHYDLSPLMWNAKELDRYFVTITAIGETEESASQKSSIFTFNRQMTAKIHCKLDFPAVNVSMKDMEVTVSFDNPYHLYTELRESRMGGDDKTFSYQVTYENTNHLFCKIEDKVCRYTFTVLENKEQYCVSLEGDAMGRRVMFNRTGPICGHEDKTISLESILLMLLPLIIIGIVAFVVFVTIRLCKRSMRKITLSNFPKTLASILSNPHANNIMYLQCEIIAYISGIEPATTTSQSLLETSEEEEPVESATTCVGSSAYLQYPISSGQVGEGLSDSRSQLRTELLELTQPCSVLLCGDDSVESDSRIFEVEDMDSGYDKPHIPLQEVEVEMSVGDVVVGYGPV; from the exons ATGATGTTGGCTTTTTGTGGTTCACTGACAGTCCTGATCGTTTTGGTCACAGAGGTTTCCACACTGG TTCCACCTCCAGAAAAAGTGACAGTGAGCTGCAACAACTTTCAGACAACTGTTTATTGGAACTACAGTGAACTGCTTTATCAACCTGACTTCAAATTGAACATAAGTGGTGATTACGG atGGCAGGAGAATTTCACTAAACAGCATCATTATGACCTCTCCCCCTTGATGTGGAACGCAAAAGAATTGGATCGCTACTTTGTGACGATAACAGCCATTGGTGAAACGGAGGAATCAGCATCTCAGAAGTCCTCGATATTCACATTTAATAGACAAATGACAGCTAAAATCCACT GCAAGTTGGATTTCCCTGCCGTAAATGTGTCAATGAAGGATATGGAGGTCACAGTGAGCTTCGACAACCCTTACCACCTGTACACAGAACTGAGAGAGTCTCGTATGGGAGGAGATGACAAAACCTTCTCTTACCAAGTAACCTATGAAAAT ACTAATCACCTATTTTGCAAGATAGAAGACAAAGTCTGTCGTTATACCTTCACAGTCCTGGAGAACAAGGAGCAGTACTGTGTTAGTCTGGAAGGGGATGCAATGGGCCGAAGAGTTATGTTCAACAGAACTGGACCCATCTGTGGCCATGAAGACA AAACAATTTCACTGGAATCAATTTTGCTCATGCTTttgccattgatcatcattgGCATTGTGGCCTTTGTAGTCTTTGTGACAATAAGGCTCTGCAAGAGAAGCATGCGGAAAATAACCTTGTCCAATTTTCCAAAGACTTTG GCTTCAATCCTATCAAACCCACATGCCAACAATATAATGTACCTGCAATGCGAGATCATAGCGTACATCAGTGGCATAGAACCAGCTACCACCACATCCCAGAGCCTGTTGGAGACTTCAGAAGAGGAGGAACCGGTTGAGAGTGCGACCACTTGCGTTGGATCTTCGGCTTACCTTCAATACCCCATTAGTTCTGGGCAGGTGGGAGAGGGCTTATCGGACAGCAGAAGCCAATTACGGACTGAGCTTCTGGAGTTGACACAGCCATGTTCTGTGCTGCTGTGTGGAGATGACTCTGTGGAATCAGACTCAAGGATATTTGAGGTGGAGGACATGGACTCTGGCTATGACAAACCACACATCCCTCTAcaagaggtggaggtggagatgaGTGTAGGAGATGTAGTGGTAGGCTATGGCCCCGTCTGA